A single genomic interval of Gossypium raimondii isolate GPD5lz chromosome 11, ASM2569854v1, whole genome shotgun sequence harbors:
- the LOC105804695 gene encoding peptide-N(4)-(N-acetyl-beta-glucosaminyl)asparagine amidase, translating to MVARTFLVRHDDSTFTVDYDTDDGFEVFQFQLFSLTSIPPHEQKIVGEDNDRIVSDDSDLAALSEKLRLVSITSEEARKPEKQEETTSSTVGAGNFDAGTSVMSDEELARMLQAEEEALLLQQYVAGDNGAQFEEKVRPYISKVLLYEDPVRQEVARKTVPLDNLEEKALVSLAKEGNFKPSKVEEDHAFLLQLLFWFKRSFSWVNAPPCDGCGNETTAQGMGDALPSEIQYGATRVELYRCNSCSRVTRFPRYNDPLKLVETRKGRCGEWANCFTLYCRAFGYESRLVLDFTDHAWTECYSEALGRWMHLDPCEAIYDRPLLYEKGWGKKLNYVIAIAKDGVYDVTKRYTRKWNEVLSRRTITTESSVVSVLTSITKECRRNCTSQVLSILEEHDNIEREALERDLRSTDDAPISLPGRQSGDKQWRIARSEFGTDSLSSSSCTVRICCDEHVTKIYNAFSSILHKFVEDSLTASKGVEVLKILRATVVDLKKLPYKKRRASLKPNSIVGTSLVHQLLPSFKELLNALTLKSELDSNGILSVCLAGNPVQTALALPVALHALDELISDLSKCDNFSKGSLSFPLLRLNRICSGAVLASGEELPFGIATAAFDGTRMSKWEEHNGAKGCWIMYKRSANMQELVAYELMSANDAPERDPMDWVVEGSNDGGSSWHVLDERRSEMFDKRFQRKTYNVKSAGFLSNMFRFRFLAVRDVKSTSQLQVGSIDLYAKQN from the exons atggtaGCTCGCACGTTCCTGGTTCGCCACGACGACTCGACGTTTACCGTCGATTACGACACCGACGACGGTTTTGaa GTATTTCAATTTCAGCTCTTCTCTCTCACTTCAATTCCTCCCCATGAGCAGAAG ATCGTCGGGGAAGATAATGACCGAATCGTATCAGATGATTCCGATCTGGCCGCCCTTTCGGAGAAGCTTCGATTGGTATCGATCACTTCTGAGGAGGCGAGAAAACCGGAGAAACAAGAAGAAACGACGAGTAGCACTGTTGGCGCCGGGAACTTTGATGCTGGGACCAGCGTTATGTCCGATGAGGAATTAGCGCGAATGTTGCAG gCAGAGGAAGAAGCACTTTTGCTTCAACAATATGTAGCAGGTGACAATGGTGCGCAATTTGAAGAAAAAGTTCGGCCCTATATTAGCAAAGTTCTCTTG TATGAGGATCCTGTGCGCCAGGAAGTAGCTCGGAAGACAGTTCCTTTAGATAATCTTGAGGAGAAAGCATTGGTTTCTTTGGCTAAG GAGGGGAACTTTAAACCATCAAAAGTTGAAGAAGATCATGCTTTCCTGCTCCAGCTGCTTTTTTGGTTCAAAAGATCTTTCAG CTGGGTTAATGCACCTCCTTGTGATGGATGTGGCAATGAAACCACGGCTCAAGGCATGGGCGATGCACTCCCTTCAGAAATTCAATATGGGGCAACTAGAGTTGAACTTTATCG TTGCAATTCTTGTTCAAGAGTTACTCGGTTCCCACGCTACAATGATCCACTGAAG CTTGTAGAAACAAGGAAGGGGCGTTGTGGAGAGTGGGCTAATTGCTTCACATTGTATTGTCGTGCTTTTGGTTATGAATCTCGTCTG GTCCTGGATTTTACAGACCATGCTTGGACAGAGTGCTATTCAGAAGCTCTAGGAAG GTGGATGCATCTTGATCCTTGTGAAGCAATATATGACAGACCACTATTATATGAAAAAGG GTGgggaaagaaattaaattatgtaattgcTATTGCAAAAGATGGAGTTTATGACGTCACTAAACGTTATACACGGAAGTGGAATGAg GTTTTGTCCCGACGAACCATTACCACAGAGTCCTCTGTGGTGTCTGTTCTCACTTCAATTACCAAAGAATGCAGAAGGAACTGTACATCTCAAGTTCTTTCGATTCTTGAAGAACATGACAACATTGAAAGGGAAGCTCTAGAGAGAGATTTACGTTCTACTGATGATGCTCCAATCTCCTTACCTGGGAGGCAAAGTGGGGATAAACAATGGCGCATCGCAAGATCAGAATTTGGGACTGACTCCCTGAGTTCATCTTCTTGTACAGTTCGCATATGCTGTGATGAGCATGTTACGAAAATATACAATGCATTTTCTTCTATCCTTCATAAGTTTGTTGAGGATTCCTTAACTGCATCAAAAGGTGTTGAAGTTCTCAAGATTCTTAGAGCAACTGTTGTAGATCTCAAGAAATTACCGTATAAAAAAAGGAGAGCTTCTTTAAAGCCTAACTCTATTGTTGGAACATCTTTGGTGCATCAGTTGCTGCCATCTTTTAAAGAGTTGCTTAATGCTCTTACACTGAAGAGTGAACTGGATAGCAATGGCATTCTCAGTGTATGCTTAGCTGGTAATCCTGTTCAAACTGCCTTGGCGTTGCCTGTTGCCTTGCATGCTTTGGATGAACTGATCAGTGATCTTAGCAAATGTGACAACTTTAGTAAAGGCTCACTATCCTTTCCTCTTCTAAGATTGAATAGAATATGTTCTGGAGCAGTCCTTGCGAGCGGTGAGGAGCTTCCTTTTGGGATT GCCACAGCAGCATTTGATGGAACTCGCATGTCTAAATGGGAGGAACATAATGGTGCTAAAG GTTGTTGGATTATGTACAAACGATCAGCGAATATGCAGGAACTTGTTGCATATGAGTTAATGTCTGCCAATGATGCACCTGAACGAGATCCAATGGATTG GGTGGTTGAGGGAAGTAATGATGGAGGATCGAGCTGGCATGTTTTGGATGAACGAAGGTCCGAGATGTTTGATAAACGTTTTCAACGCAAAACGTATAATGTCAAATCTGCAGGTTTCTTATCAAATATGTTCAG ATTTCGGTTCTTGGCGGTAAGAGATGTTAAATCAACGTCACAGCTGCAAGTAGGTAGTATTGACCTCTATGCTAAGCAAAATTGA
- the LOC128034734 gene encoding uncharacterized mitochondrial protein AtMg00810-like yields the protein MQAEISALEENNTWIFTTLPEGKKPIGCKWVFRIKHQADGSIERYKARLVAKALVACNNWYLHQLDVNHAFLHGDLHEEVYMLPSPGFAPSASNQVCKLQKSLYGLKQASRQWFSKLTTALLTLGYIQSSADYSLFVKRQQDTFTVLLVYVDDIILTGNSLSEITKVKAYLDQQFRIKDLGELKYFLGLEVALTTAEIHLSQRKYALEILQDSEFMDCTPAKTPLASKSKLTSDSGALLHDVTSYRQLVGRLIYLTLARPDLAFVVQQLSQFMDKPIDQHLQAAHRILRYLKACPSNGLFYRSSSPLDLRAFSDSDWAGCLESRCFITEFCIFLGNSLISWKSKKQPTVSRSSSEAEYRALASTIANNPTFHERTKHIEIDCHIVREKVTTGIVHLMPCKSSDQLADLFTKSLAAQPFCDIVSKLETLNIHSPV from the exons ATGCAAGCTGAGATTAGTGCTCTTGAAGAGAATAATACCTGGATCTTCACTACCTTACCAGAGGGTAAAAAACCAATTGGGTGCAAATGGGTGTTTAGAATAAAACATCAAGCTGATGGATCAATTGAACGTTACAAGGCTCGATTGGTTGCCAAGG CTTTGGTTGCTTGCAACAACTGGTACCTTCACCAACTAGATGTAAACCATGCTTTTCTACATGGTGATCTCCATGAAGAAGTTTACATGCTCCCTTCTCCTGGTTTTGCACCTTCTGCTTCTAATCAAGTTTGCAAATTACAAAAATCACTCTACGGATTGAAGCAAGCAAGCAGACAATGGTTCTCTAAGCTCACAACTGCCTTACTTACCCTTGGATACATTCAATCTTCTGCTGACTATTCTTTGTTTGTGAAACGACAGCAAGATACCTTTACAGTTCTTCtagtatatgttgatgatatcatCTTGACTGGTAATTCACTCTCTGAAATTACCAAAGTGAAGGCCTATCTAGATCAACAGTTTCGGATTAAAGATCTTGGAGAACTAAAGTACTTTCTTGGCCTGGAAGTTGCTCTAACTACTGCTGAAATTCACCTCTCACAGAGGAAATATGCTTTGGAAATCTTACAGGATTCTGAATTTATGGATTGTACACCTGCCAAGACTCCATTAGCATCTAAATCAAAGCTTACTTCCGATTCTGGTGCCCTCCTTCATGATGTTACTTCATATCGACAACTTGTAGGAAGGCTAATCTATTTGACATTAGCACGGCCTGATCTTGCCTTTGTCGTGCAACAATTGAGCCAATTCATGGACAAACCTATTGATCAACATTTGCAAGCTGCTCACCGTATTCTTCGATACTTGAAAGCTTGTCCTAGCAATGGTTTGTTTTATCGATCTTCCTCTCCTCTTGATCTTCGAGCATTCAGTGATTCAGATTGGGCTGGATGTCTCGAATCTCGATGTTTCATCACCGAATTCTGCATCTTCTTGGGAAACTCACTAATCAGTTGGAAATCTAAGAAACAACCAACTGTCTCGCGTTCATCATCTGAGGCTGAGTATAGAGCTTTAGCTTCCACT ATTGCCAATAACCCCACTTTCCACGAACGCACCAAACACATAGAAATTGACTGTCACATCGTCCGGGAAAAGGTAACCACTGGCATTGTGCACCTGATGCCTTGCAAATCAAGTGATCAACTCGCTGACCTCTTCACCAAGTCACTTGCTGCTCAACCATTTTGTGACATTGTTAGCAAACTGGAAACGCTTAATATCCATTCTCCAGTTTGA
- the LOC105804692 gene encoding perakine reductase, with product MGEEQQRIQIPRVKLGTQGLEVSKLGFGCMGLTGVYNDPVPEEIGISIIKHAFHRGITFFDTSDFYGPKTNEILIGKALKQLPREKVQLATKFGIQNMDSTGFIVNGTPQYVRTCIEASLKRLDVDYIDLYYQHRVDTNNPIEDTMSELKKLVEEGKIKYIGLSEASPETIKRAHAVHPITALQMEWSLWTRDIEDEIVPLCRELGIGIVPYSPLGGSFFAGRGVMETVPANSMLTYISRFQGENLDKNKKLYLKTEKLAKKHGCTSAQVALAWVLHQGDDVAPLPGTTKIKNLDSNIGSLKVKLTAEDLKEISDAVPINEVAGNPMPDILSRFSWKFSNTPPKGSKVST from the exons CAAAGTTGGGGTTTGGATGTATGGGGCTCACTGGAGTTTACAATGATCCTGTCCCGGAGGAAATTGGCATATCGATTATCAAGCATGCATTCCATAGAGGAATCACTTTCTTTGATACATCTGATTTCTATGGACCCAAaactaatgaaattttgattgggAAG GCATTGAAGCAGCTACCAAGAGAGAAGGTACAGTTAGCCACAAAGTTTGGAATCCAAAATATGGATTCGACTGGTTTCATAGTAAATGGTACTCCCCAATATGTCCGTACCTGTATTGAAGCTAGCCTGAAGCGCCTTGATGTAGACTATATTGATCTTTACTACCAGCACAGGGTTGACACCAACAATCCAATAGAGGATACT ATGTCTGAACTCAAGAAGCTGGTGGAAGAAGGGAAAATAAAGTACATAGGTTTATCTGAAGCTAGCCCTGAAACTATAAAGAGAGCACATGCAGTACATCCCATAACTGCTTTACAGATGGAGTGGTCACTGTGGACTCGTGATATCGAGGATGAAATAGTACCTCTTTGCAG GGAACTTGGAATTGGCATTGTTCCGTACTCCCCTCTCGGTGGCAGTTTCTTTGCCGGAAGAGGAGTGATGGAAACTGTTCCTGCAAATAGTATGCTG ACATATATCTCAAGATTTCAAGGAGAAAACttggacaaaaataagaagttaTATTTGAAAACCGAGAAGTTGGCCAAGAAGCATGGATGTACCTCTGCACAAGTAGCACTTGCCTGGGTCCTTCATCAAGGGGATGATGTAGCACCGCTTCCCG GAACAACCAAGATAAAAAATCTGGATAGTAACATTGGTTCACTAAAAGTAAAGCTCACAGCAGAAGATTTGAAAGAAATTTCGGATGCAGTTCCGATAAATGAGGTAGCAGGTAATCCTATGCCAGATATTTTAAGTCGATTCAGTTGGAAGTTTAGCAATACACCACCAAAGGGGAGCAAGGTTTCAACTTGA